TTTTCAGTTTTTGGATATGCCCGGAAGTGTCCCCCTTTCTCCAAAGTTGGTTCCTAGATCTACTGAAGTATATTCCCAGAGATTCTTTTTTGCTCAGTTCTAAACTTTCTATATCGGAGAAGGCCTGCATCAGAATCAGACCTTTCTCGTCCTTGGTGATCACTGGGATTAAACCATTTGAAAATTTAAGGCCTTCGAAATTAGAGATCTCTACCAATTCCTTTTGCGAAAAGTCTGGATGAGAAATTAGGACGGTATCTTCGTCGCAGTCTATATAAGTTTTTACGTTAGTCGGAAGATCATTGCGAAGAATATCCCATTCTGCTTGGGTCATCCTTTTTAATTCCGAAATTTTTCCCGGTTGTCCCCCGGCCCATATGATAGTAAGCATTCTTTTCCTACATAAACCAAGGACCGACCCGAATCGTCAAGAAAGGTGAGGCCTTGGAAATCCCCCAAGGCCTCGACCCTGTGAGGATGTTATGCCGCTTCTTTTTCTTTTCTATCGCCGAAGCTGTCGAATCGAACCTCGTCCGCTATTACTTTGACCTTGGAGCGGGATTGGCCTTCCTGATTTTTCCATCTATCCTGTTTTAAATGCCCGATTACGGTTACCTTTTTCCCTTTTTTGAGATACTCGGAACAATTTTCTGCGAGCCTTTCCCAAACTTCCACGTCCACGTACGAGACCTCGGATTCTTCTCCTTCAGTTCTTTTGTAGTTATGGTTAACAGCCACGGTAAAATTTGTGACGGACTTTCCTGCCTGGGTCTTCTTTAATTCCGGGTCCACGGTTAAAAAACCGTCCAGAACTGTGAGTGATAGATTTTTCATAAACATTTTCCTCCTGGGGAATATAGGAGCTACGTGTAGTAGAATGTTTAGAGTGATTGTAATTTTTTGGATATAGCAGAATACTTCCCGGAATTTTTACTCCGCAGCATTCATACTATATATATGGAGAGAATGACGGGCCTCGAAATCGAGGCCCGATCTGTTTATTCTTCCAGAGTGGAGAGATAAGATTCGCCTTCTAAAATAGAAGAAACACCAAGATAATATTCATCTTCTGTGCTGAGTTGCCCGGAAAAAGAATACCATCCGATAGAAATGCCTAAGAGGAGTGCGGCTGCTACCGCCAGTACATTTCTGATCGGGAATCGAATCAGCTTTTTAGAACTTTCTTCTTTTGTGTATCTATCGATTACACAAGAAGCTAAATTTTTGGACCAGTTCGGATCCGATTTTCTTTTTTCGATCTCTTCCTTCATTGGCAGACAATCTTTTAATATTTTCCCCATACTTCTCCTCCTTCTCTTTTTTCGGAGTTCTGCATTCTTCGCAACATTTCCTTTCCTCTAGCTGCCCTGGATTTTACAGTTCCGGCAGGAACTCCCAGGACTTCGGCGATCTCTTTTTCGGAATATCCGGAAAGATAATATTGAATCACACTTCTATACGCTTCCGGTAGATTGCCAATCCAAAGTTTTGCTTTTTCCCAAGTAGGAAGATTTTCTCTGTCCTCCGGTTGTTCTCTTTCAAAAGCGAAACTTCTGGAATCTTCTTCCGATCTTTTTCCGGCCTTCTCCGCCTTGGTTTCTTCTCTTACCAGATTTTCATTCATCCGAATGGATTCATTTCTGGCAATTGTATACAACCAAGTAGTTAACTTAGAGTCTCCTCTGAATTGACCTTTTTGTAATGCCTTATAAGCACGAAGATATGTTTCCTGTGCGACGTCGTCGATCGCATATGCAAAGCGTTCATACAAGTAACGGGAGATCGCCGCTAAGACGATCTCCCTGGTTTCCTCTACGAAGCGGGAAAATTCTGCCTCTCCCATTTTACCTCCGAAGAACTTTGGAAATTAATCCTCGTCTTCCTTATCGAATTTACTTTGGAACTTAAGGATTAGATCCGCCAGTTTGCCTCTTTGTTCGGGGGTTAATACCGTGTGGAATTCCACTGCCTTTTTGGTGAAATATACTCTAAGAGCTGCGATCTTTTTTTCTCTTTCTTCGCCCAGTTTGTTCCATTTTTCAGGATTCAATTTGTCAGCACGAAGTTCTTCTACTGCTTCTTTAGGTAAGAAGTGTCCGCCCATCTTAAGCTCTTTACGTTTTGCAAGTACGTCCTCTTTAATTTTATCAAGGGTCGCAGCTTGTGTATCCGTTAAATCCAATTCGGATTTAAGTTTTTTGACGATATAATTGGCTCTTTTCTCATGAGACATCCATTTATGATGGCAGCCTTGAGTCAGAAGGGCAGTTGTCCCCAACACCAACAAAATCGCGGTTATTTTCGTAATTTTGCGAAACATTCATTTCTCCTCTTTATGCACCTGGGACCGGAGCCTAAAAAGTCGGTTCCAAAAAAATTAAGAAGAAAGTATGAGAATATCTTCTTCTTTGATCTCGTATTTGGAGGCCAGACGGGTCACAAGGGAGCCCAGGATCTCTTGGGCTTTTTTGTGATAATAGAATTCTTCTCCCACTTCGATGAAAAACTTACGAACTCCTGGGAGTTCCTTTAGGATGAATGCGATCTCTTGAGCGATCTTCTCCGCATTTTTTTGGAAAGGACAACCGATGAGTTTTACTCCATTTCCGTAAGATACGTTTTGGGTCCTTTCAATGGAAAATGGATATTTCTTTTTGTCTATGATCAGCTCATTCGGGATCTTTAGGACGGAAACAATCTTTTGTAAAAGTTTTTCAGGATCGAAAGGTTTTAAGATATAACCCACAAGTTGTTTGCTATGAGCCGCTGCCACCACATCTTCTTTTTCATTACTTGCAGTTAAAAAGACAATGGGGGTATTTTTATTCAGGTCTGGGACCTTACTTGCCAGGCGGACCCCGGAAAGTACGGGCATCATATTATCCAATAGGATAAAATCATATTTGGTTTTTCTTAATTTAAGCTCTGCTGCCATCCCGTCCACGACATGGTCCACTTCGAAATTGAACCTTTCTAAAAAATGAATGAGTAGCTCGGCAGAACTTTCGTTATCTTCGGCAAATAAAATTTTAAAGAAAGATTGGACCATAAATCTGAAACTTTTCCTAAATTAAGCTCCGGACCCTTTAAAAAGGCCGACATAAAACTTTTATTCTTCGTAAATTATCCGTTTTTATAATGTTTAAGTCGACGATAAAATTTTGGTGAATTTGGCCCAAAAATAAAAAAACGGGACCCCGAATTCTCGAAGATCCCGTTCTCGCGTTTAAGCAGGAAGTATAGTAGATTATCTTCCGGCTTCCCAGTATCCTTCCGAGTACTGGTCGGTGAGATTTGCCCAGACTTCTGAAACTCCCTTAGCCGATTTTGCCTCTTGGAGTTTTTTGTTCTCATATGGAGTTACAGGAGAGGAGAAGTTCCAGCCTCTGGAAGAACATGCGCTCTTTCCGTTTGCCCAATTTCCGGAAGCTTCAGTGATTGCCCAGTTGCCACT
The DNA window shown above is from Leptospira neocaledonica and carries:
- a CDS encoding RNA polymerase sigma factor, producing the protein MGEAEFSRFVEETREIVLAAISRYLYERFAYAIDDVAQETYLRAYKALQKGQFRGDSKLTTWLYTIARNESIRMNENLVREETKAEKAGKRSEEDSRSFAFEREQPEDRENLPTWEKAKLWIGNLPEAYRSVIQYYLSGYSEKEIAEVLGVPAGTVKSRAARGKEMLRRMQNSEKREGGEVWGKY
- a CDS encoding response regulator transcription factor codes for the protein MVQSFFKILFAEDNESSAELLIHFLERFNFEVDHVVDGMAAELKLRKTKYDFILLDNMMPVLSGVRLASKVPDLNKNTPIVFLTASNEKEDVVAAAHSKQLVGYILKPFDPEKLLQKIVSVLKIPNELIIDKKKYPFSIERTQNVSYGNGVKLIGCPFQKNAEKIAQEIAFILKELPGVRKFFIEVGEEFYYHKKAQEILGSLVTRLASKYEIKEEDILILSS
- a CDS encoding phosphoribosyl-AMP cyclohydrolase, whose translation is MLTIIWAGGQPGKISELKRMTQAEWDILRNDLPTNVKTYIDCDEDTVLISHPDFSQKELVEISNFEGLKFSNGLIPVITKDEKGLILMQAFSDIESLELSKKESLGIYFSRSRNQLWRKGDTSGHIQKLKRILAPKDGSFVVYEVEQEGAACHEGFYSCFFREQDRYGTKNLVPEIPFLGK
- a CDS encoding single-stranded DNA-binding protein; its protein translation is MKNLSLTVLDGFLTVDPELKKTQAGKSVTNFTVAVNHNYKRTEGEESEVSYVDVEVWERLAENCSEYLKKGKKVTVIGHLKQDRWKNQEGQSRSKVKVIADEVRFDSFGDRKEKEAA
- a CDS encoding Spy/CpxP family protein refolding chaperone, translated to MFRKITKITAILLVLGTTALLTQGCHHKWMSHEKRANYIVKKLKSELDLTDTQAATLDKIKEDVLAKRKELKMGGHFLPKEAVEELRADKLNPEKWNKLGEEREKKIAALRVYFTKKAVEFHTVLTPEQRGKLADLILKFQSKFDKEDED